In Ruania zhangjianzhongii, the following proteins share a genomic window:
- a CDS encoding sugar ABC transporter substrate-binding protein, with amino-acid sequence MQQPTRRSTVLTATAALAAASMAVLGACSSAGSSSGGESAADGTYTWWDPYPQHDGSSDWEARVQTCGEEAGVSIERTAYDTTALTNQALLSAQEGSSPDVILIDNPAVSTLAETGMLTTVSEFGLDTSSIEENLLDAGVVDGEAYGIPIGANTLSLYYNADVLENAGVDPTSVTDWESLTAALAQITDAGDKGITFAAIGTEEGTFQFLPWFWGAGADLEDLDSPEGVAALELWKGWLDEGYAPNSIINNSQNTTWEEFLTGDFGFAENGTWQVNSAAEAEFETGIIQLPARDGGVAPAPTGGEFIVAPVQSNTARYDVTRQIVECMTTPEGFVETATTFAYYIPPTAEGQEQLLTQNPELEPWVEAVNNAQGRTGNGLGTDYPLISEALWTAVQNALSGVSTPQEALETAQADAEAATS; translated from the coding sequence ATGCAACAGCCCACGCGCAGATCAACCGTCCTCACCGCCACGGCGGCTCTGGCCGCCGCCAGCATGGCTGTGCTCGGCGCCTGTTCATCAGCCGGCAGCAGCTCCGGTGGCGAATCGGCCGCCGACGGAACGTACACCTGGTGGGATCCCTACCCCCAGCACGACGGGTCTTCGGACTGGGAAGCCCGCGTCCAGACTTGTGGCGAGGAAGCGGGTGTCAGCATCGAGCGCACCGCTTACGACACCACTGCACTGACCAACCAGGCACTCCTCTCGGCGCAGGAAGGGTCCTCGCCGGATGTCATCCTTATTGACAACCCAGCAGTGTCGACACTCGCTGAGACCGGGATGCTGACCACGGTCAGCGAGTTCGGGCTGGACACCTCCTCGATCGAGGAGAACCTGCTCGACGCCGGTGTGGTCGACGGTGAGGCCTACGGCATCCCGATCGGCGCGAACACCCTGTCTCTCTACTACAACGCCGACGTGCTCGAGAACGCCGGCGTGGACCCGACCTCAGTCACTGACTGGGAGTCGCTGACTGCAGCTCTGGCCCAGATCACCGATGCCGGCGACAAGGGAATCACCTTCGCCGCGATCGGGACCGAGGAAGGCACGTTCCAGTTCCTCCCCTGGTTCTGGGGCGCGGGCGCCGACCTGGAGGACCTGGACTCGCCCGAGGGCGTTGCCGCACTCGAGTTGTGGAAGGGCTGGCTCGACGAGGGATACGCACCGAACTCGATCATCAACAACTCGCAGAACACCACCTGGGAGGAGTTCCTCACCGGTGACTTCGGGTTCGCCGAGAACGGCACCTGGCAGGTCAACAGCGCCGCAGAGGCTGAGTTCGAGACCGGGATCATCCAGCTGCCGGCCCGAGACGGGGGAGTTGCCCCGGCGCCCACCGGCGGCGAGTTCATCGTCGCCCCGGTGCAGTCGAATACCGCTCGCTACGACGTGACTCGCCAGATCGTCGAGTGCATGACCACACCGGAGGGCTTCGTCGAGACTGCGACGACGTTCGCGTACTACATCCCGCCAACGGCCGAGGGCCAGGAACAGCTGCTGACGCAGAATCCGGAGCTCGAGCCCTGGGTCGAGGCCGTCAACAACGCTCAGGGTCGCACCGGTAACGGACTGGGCACCGACTATCCGCTGATCTCCGAGGCGCTGTGGACCGCCGTGCAGAACGCGCTCTCCGGTGTGTCCACACCGCAAGAAGCGCTGGAGACCGCACAGGCCGACGCCGAGGCCGCGACCAGCTAG
- a CDS encoding carbohydrate ABC transporter permease: MTSISPTARPGAGEHGAAGGEPAAPRRRRRRSTLNPSQWSAVAFAAPLLIYLVLFYAYPLWRNIDLSVHDYTVRAFVQGDAEFVGWQNYVEVIRSPTFPTALRNTALFTLGSIAVQFTLGLGLAVFFRANFRLSGVLRALFLVPWLLPLIVSASTWAWMLNSDNGIVNSVLTAFGFDPVNWLTSPGMSLLSVTLANIWLGIPFNLVILYSGLQNIPDDMYEAAALDGAGAWRRFRSITLPLLRAVSAITLLLGLIYTLKVVDVIWVMTTGGPGDTSTTLAIWSYREAFGTGQPDFSPAAAVGSLLILIALVFGFLHLQLQRRQEDS, from the coding sequence ATGACGAGCATCTCTCCCACCGCTCGCCCCGGCGCGGGTGAGCATGGTGCGGCGGGTGGCGAACCCGCCGCACCACGTCGCCGCCGGCGCCGCAGCACACTGAACCCGAGCCAGTGGTCCGCCGTAGCCTTCGCCGCACCGCTGTTGATATATCTCGTGCTGTTCTACGCCTACCCGTTGTGGCGCAACATCGACCTGTCGGTCCACGACTACACCGTCCGCGCGTTCGTGCAGGGCGACGCCGAGTTCGTCGGGTGGCAGAACTACGTCGAGGTGATCCGGTCTCCGACCTTCCCGACGGCGCTGAGGAACACCGCGCTGTTCACTCTGGGGTCGATCGCCGTGCAGTTCACGCTCGGGCTAGGTTTGGCGGTGTTCTTCCGGGCCAACTTCCGGCTCTCCGGCGTGCTGCGCGCACTGTTCCTGGTGCCCTGGCTGCTGCCGCTGATCGTGTCGGCATCGACCTGGGCGTGGATGCTCAACAGTGACAACGGCATCGTGAACTCGGTACTGACCGCGTTCGGGTTCGACCCGGTCAACTGGCTCACCTCTCCGGGGATGTCGCTGCTGTCGGTGACCTTGGCCAACATCTGGTTGGGCATCCCGTTCAACCTGGTGATCCTCTACTCCGGTCTGCAGAACATCCCGGACGACATGTACGAGGCGGCGGCACTGGACGGCGCGGGTGCGTGGCGCCGCTTCCGCAGCATCACCCTGCCGTTGCTGCGCGCAGTCTCGGCGATCACTCTCCTGCTCGGGCTGATCTACACGCTGAAGGTCGTGGACGTGATCTGGGTGATGACCACGGGTGGGCCAGGCGACACCTCGACGACGCTTGCCATCTGGTCCTACCGCGAGGCATTCGGTACCGGACAGCCCGACTTCTCCCCAGCCGCTGCTGTGGGTAGCCTGCTCATCCTCATCGCTCTGGTGTTCGGATTCCTCCACCTGCAGCTTCAACGGCGACAGGAGGACTCATGA
- a CDS encoding carbohydrate ABC transporter permease: MTPRRRLPKNWWKTALGLLFTAIMLFPAYWMLNVSLTRTGDLRADPPHWFPWDPTLEGYQAVFDQQIPALGTSLFVGLGSVLLTVVIAAPAGYALALLHLRGGRTLNFLLLVAQMIPAVVMAMGFYAVYNNLGLLNSIGGLIIADTTIAVPFGVLLFTAFMSGIPRELLQAARVDGAGTWRTFRSIVLPVSRNSVLTVSLFAFLWAWSDFIFASTLSRNADFIPITLSIYNYIGNNTTQWNAIMATAVVASVPAAVLLVVAQRYVAAGVTAGAVKD; encoded by the coding sequence ATGACACCCCGACGCCGACTGCCGAAGAACTGGTGGAAGACGGCACTCGGCCTGCTGTTCACGGCCATCATGCTCTTCCCCGCCTACTGGATGCTGAACGTCTCCCTCACCCGCACCGGTGACCTGCGTGCAGATCCGCCGCACTGGTTCCCGTGGGACCCCACGCTCGAGGGCTACCAGGCGGTCTTCGACCAGCAGATCCCGGCACTGGGCACGTCGTTGTTCGTCGGCCTCGGCAGTGTGCTGCTCACCGTGGTGATCGCAGCCCCGGCCGGCTACGCACTGGCCCTGCTGCACCTGCGTGGCGGCCGAACCCTGAACTTTCTCCTGCTCGTGGCGCAGATGATCCCGGCAGTGGTGATGGCGATGGGCTTCTACGCCGTCTACAACAACCTCGGGCTGCTGAACAGCATCGGCGGGCTGATCATTGCCGACACCACGATCGCCGTACCGTTCGGCGTGCTGCTGTTCACCGCATTCATGTCGGGGATCCCGCGCGAGCTGCTCCAGGCCGCCCGGGTGGACGGTGCCGGAACGTGGCGCACCTTCCGCTCGATCGTGCTCCCGGTGAGCCGGAACTCGGTCCTGACCGTCTCGCTGTTCGCCTTCCTCTGGGCGTGGTCGGACTTCATCTTCGCCTCGACGCTCAGCCGCAACGCCGACTTCATCCCGATCACGCTGAGCATCTACAACTACATCGGCAACAACACCACGCAATGGAACGCCATCATGGCGACCGCCGTCGTCGCCTCGGTGCCGGCAGCGGTCCTGCTGGTGGTCGCGCAACGCTATGTGGCCGCTGGCGTGACCGCCGGTGCTGTCAAGGACTGA
- a CDS encoding glycoside hydrolase family 127 protein, which yields MTNLTRRPHRARPVAPPGARRGLGIGEFRLDGGFWGTRQATNARATLQHCHDWMEQLGWLANFDRVANGTTGADRPGWPFSDSEVYKLLEAIAWEIGRSGDPGAEWMWDSLVDRVAAAQDEDGYLSTCFGHPGRPGRYTDLSNGHELYCLGHLFQAAVARLRSYGPDRLVEVARRAADHVCQEFGPEGRADLCGHPGIEVGLAELGRALNEPRYLEQARLFVERRGHGTLPLIPLRGSAYFQDDVPVRQASVLRGHAVRALYLAAGAVDIAVDTGDRELQDAIERQWAATVERRTYITGGMGSRHQDEAFGDDWELPPDRAYCETCAGVASVMLSWRLLLATDDVRYADLTERTLFNVVATSLRSDGRGFFYANPLQQREPGTEVRPDAVNPRAEGGVRAPWFDVSCCPTNVARTLSSWHTYAATIEQTGAQVLVTISQYAAGDLRITLDDGQTVVLRVDTAYPDEGTVRVEVAQVPASVQLAVRLRVPDWADGATLVGTDGHPDPVEPGWVTGPDRLPAGAVVTLEIPLPPRLTRPDPRLDATRGTVAVERGPLVLCLESVDLPDGTVLEQVRLPTRAEIGAAGDGARVNARAVALPGTGDGTLPFYPVGAEPRRQEDVLAQAPADDEAGLELTLVPYHRWAERGPSTMRVFLPTD from the coding sequence GTGACTAACCTGACCCGCCGCCCCCACCGCGCACGCCCGGTCGCCCCTCCGGGTGCCCGTCGCGGTCTCGGGATCGGTGAGTTCCGCCTCGATGGCGGATTTTGGGGGACGCGTCAGGCGACGAACGCTCGTGCCACCCTGCAGCACTGCCACGACTGGATGGAGCAGCTCGGTTGGCTGGCGAACTTTGACCGGGTCGCGAATGGCACGACCGGTGCCGACCGTCCCGGTTGGCCGTTCTCGGACTCAGAGGTGTACAAGCTCCTGGAGGCGATCGCCTGGGAGATCGGGCGCTCCGGCGACCCGGGCGCGGAATGGATGTGGGACTCGCTCGTCGATCGCGTTGCCGCTGCACAGGACGAGGACGGCTACCTCAGCACCTGCTTCGGGCATCCCGGCCGCCCCGGCCGCTACACCGACCTCTCCAACGGGCACGAGCTGTACTGCCTAGGACACCTGTTCCAAGCGGCAGTCGCACGATTGCGTTCCTACGGCCCGGACCGCCTGGTCGAGGTGGCCCGCCGTGCTGCCGACCACGTCTGCCAGGAGTTCGGACCCGAGGGGCGCGCCGACCTCTGCGGGCACCCCGGGATCGAGGTAGGCCTGGCCGAGCTCGGCCGCGCCCTGAACGAACCCCGCTACCTCGAGCAGGCCCGGCTGTTCGTGGAGCGCCGCGGGCACGGCACCCTCCCGCTGATCCCACTGCGCGGGTCTGCCTACTTCCAGGATGACGTCCCGGTGCGGCAGGCGAGCGTGTTGCGCGGGCATGCGGTGCGTGCCCTCTACCTCGCTGCGGGAGCTGTGGACATCGCGGTCGACACTGGTGACCGGGAGTTGCAGGACGCGATTGAGCGGCAGTGGGCCGCCACCGTGGAACGGCGCACCTACATCACGGGCGGGATGGGTTCGCGCCACCAGGACGAGGCCTTCGGCGACGACTGGGAGCTGCCGCCGGACCGGGCCTACTGCGAGACCTGTGCCGGTGTGGCCTCGGTGATGCTGTCCTGGCGGCTGCTGCTGGCGACCGATGATGTCCGGTACGCCGACTTGACCGAACGTACCCTCTTCAACGTCGTTGCCACATCCCTGCGGTCCGACGGTCGAGGCTTCTTCTACGCCAACCCGTTGCAGCAGCGCGAGCCGGGCACCGAGGTGCGACCGGATGCGGTCAATCCGCGTGCCGAAGGAGGGGTACGGGCGCCGTGGTTCGACGTCTCATGCTGTCCCACCAACGTCGCCCGCACCCTCTCGTCCTGGCACACCTACGCTGCGACGATCGAGCAGACCGGGGCACAGGTGCTGGTCACTATCAGCCAGTATGCCGCCGGCGACCTGCGGATCACCCTGGACGACGGTCAGACGGTGGTGCTGCGAGTGGACACCGCCTATCCCGACGAGGGTACGGTGCGCGTCGAGGTGGCGCAGGTCCCGGCATCGGTACAGCTCGCCGTCCGGCTGCGGGTTCCGGACTGGGCCGACGGCGCCACTCTGGTTGGCACCGATGGTCACCCGGATCCGGTCGAGCCGGGGTGGGTCACCGGTCCTGACCGGTTGCCCGCCGGGGCTGTAGTCACCCTGGAGATTCCCCTGCCGCCACGACTGACTCGCCCGGACCCGCGCCTGGACGCCACCCGCGGCACTGTGGCGGTCGAGCGTGGCCCGTTGGTGCTGTGCCTGGAGTCCGTGGACCTCCCTGACGGGACCGTGCTGGAGCAGGTGCGACTGCCTACCCGGGCCGAGATCGGTGCGGCGGGGGACGGCGCGCGCGTCAACGCCCGCGCCGTCGCCCTGCCCGGGACCGGTGACGGCACGCTGCCCTTCTATCCCGTCGGCGCCGAACCCCGGCGGCAGGAGGACGTCCTCGCGCAGGCACCCGCAGACGATGAGGCTGGCCTGGAACTGACTCTGGTGCCCTACCACAGGTGGGCAGAACGCGGCCCCTCGACCATGCGAGTGTTCCTGCCCACCGACTGA
- a CDS encoding glycoside hydrolase family 31 protein: MIESTMSPIHVDGHVLTWRGGGETIVIEPWGRDSLRVRATVMGDVVDTDWALLPPDADAHADIQVEVRDGGASLRNGAIRVEVETSCWFHEPVGYEVFWCTLAFYDASDRLLFRELGRGGSLDLRARNFRPHLGSDGYALTAAFEADPAEHLAGMGQYQQHLLDLKGATFELAHRNSQASVPFVVSSAGYGFLWHNPGIGRATFARNRTEWHAESTDQLDYWVTAGSTPARISANYARATGHAPMMPERGLGFWQCKLRYWNADQLLEVAREHRRRGLPLDVIVADFFHWPRMGDYRFEEEFWPDPAAMVAELRDLGVELMVSVWPQVSMTSENIRHLRSNNLLLRAERGLDIQMAFEGPSAFLDVLNPRSRAWLADQLRENYGTHGIRTFWLDEAEPEFGVYDHDGYRTHLGPYQRVGNLYPQSFARAVFDGQRSAGETEIVNLVRCAWAGSQRYGALAWSGDISSTFEDMARQITAGIHMGVAGIPWFTTDIGGFHHGDVTDPDFHELLVRWFQLGTFSPVMRLHGDRLPYEEVTAADGTRRLRSGGPNELWSFGEEIYLILERYVHLREALRPYLREVMRAAHTDGQPVMRGLFHEFPNDPHAWQVDDQYLLGPDILIAPVVTAGARERGVYLPLGECWTDASTGEVHQGGTTVQASAPLEIVPVFLRAEALRHLVGWTSARRAELETPAPS, from the coding sequence ATGATCGAGTCGACTATGAGTCCGATCCACGTCGATGGCCACGTGCTGACTTGGCGCGGTGGAGGGGAGACCATCGTCATCGAACCCTGGGGACGGGACAGTCTCCGAGTGCGGGCCACGGTGATGGGCGACGTCGTCGACACGGACTGGGCACTGCTGCCACCGGATGCGGACGCACACGCGGATATCCAGGTGGAGGTCCGTGACGGCGGTGCCTCGTTGCGTAACGGTGCGATCCGCGTCGAAGTGGAGACCTCGTGCTGGTTCCACGAACCGGTGGGCTATGAGGTGTTCTGGTGCACGCTGGCGTTCTACGACGCCAGCGACCGGCTGCTGTTCCGAGAGCTTGGCCGTGGCGGCTCGCTCGATCTGCGGGCCCGGAACTTCCGGCCCCACTTGGGCAGTGATGGGTACGCCCTCACCGCCGCGTTCGAGGCAGACCCGGCGGAGCACCTCGCCGGGATGGGGCAGTACCAGCAGCACCTGCTCGACCTGAAGGGCGCCACCTTCGAGCTGGCGCACCGCAACTCCCAGGCGAGCGTGCCGTTCGTGGTCTCCAGCGCCGGATACGGGTTCCTCTGGCACAACCCAGGTATCGGGCGGGCGACCTTCGCGCGCAACCGCACCGAGTGGCACGCCGAGTCCACCGACCAGCTCGACTACTGGGTGACGGCCGGGTCCACGCCGGCACGAATCTCCGCCAACTATGCCCGCGCCACTGGGCATGCGCCGATGATGCCGGAACGCGGGCTGGGGTTCTGGCAGTGCAAGCTGCGCTACTGGAACGCCGACCAGCTGCTCGAAGTGGCCCGGGAGCACCGCCGCCGGGGTCTGCCCTTGGACGTCATCGTGGCGGACTTCTTCCACTGGCCACGGATGGGTGACTACCGGTTCGAGGAAGAGTTCTGGCCGGACCCGGCTGCCATGGTGGCCGAGCTGCGCGACCTCGGCGTGGAGCTGATGGTCTCTGTGTGGCCTCAGGTGTCGATGACCTCGGAGAACATCCGGCACCTGCGATCGAACAATCTGCTCCTGCGGGCCGAGCGTGGCCTCGACATCCAGATGGCGTTCGAGGGCCCGAGTGCTTTCCTCGACGTGCTGAACCCTCGGAGCCGCGCGTGGCTGGCGGACCAGCTCCGGGAAAACTACGGGACCCACGGGATCCGCACCTTCTGGCTCGACGAGGCGGAACCGGAGTTCGGTGTGTACGACCACGACGGGTACCGCACCCACCTGGGTCCGTACCAGCGGGTCGGAAACCTTTATCCGCAGTCCTTCGCCCGTGCCGTCTTCGACGGACAGCGCAGCGCTGGTGAGACCGAGATCGTCAATCTGGTCCGCTGCGCCTGGGCGGGCAGCCAGCGCTACGGGGCGCTTGCCTGGTCCGGTGATATCTCCTCCACCTTCGAGGACATGGCCCGGCAGATCACCGCCGGAATCCACATGGGCGTGGCCGGGATCCCCTGGTTCACCACAGATATCGGCGGCTTCCACCACGGAGATGTCACCGACCCCGACTTCCACGAGCTCCTGGTCCGCTGGTTCCAGCTCGGCACATTCAGCCCAGTCATGCGGCTGCACGGTGACCGGCTGCCGTATGAAGAGGTGACCGCCGCGGACGGCACCCGGCGGCTGCGCTCGGGCGGGCCGAACGAACTATGGAGCTTCGGCGAGGAGATCTACCTGATCCTGGAACGCTACGTGCACCTGCGGGAGGCCCTACGGCCCTACCTGCGCGAGGTCATGCGCGCGGCGCACACCGACGGACAGCCGGTGATGCGTGGGCTGTTCCACGAGTTCCCGAACGACCCGCACGCCTGGCAGGTGGACGATCAGTACCTGCTCGGCCCGGACATTCTGATCGCCCCGGTGGTGACCGCCGGGGCCCGGGAACGGGGCGTGTACCTGCCACTCGGGGAGTGCTGGACCGACGCCTCCACCGGCGAGGTGCACCAGGGCGGCACCACCGTCCAGGCGTCCGCCCCGCTGGAGATCGTGCCCGTCTTCCTGCGAGCGGAGGCACTCCGGCACCTCGTCGGGTGGACGTCCGCACGGCGCGCGGAGCTGGAAACCCCAGCCCCGAGCTGA
- a CDS encoding LamG-like jellyroll fold domain-containing protein, with protein sequence MTLRPIPAASHARRRPTPAASASVLAALAMTAAAVIVPASTAGAEPDAEDTLLVSADQPFRTVTHLASGSLYGIADEGVPSDDLIAPIDPHTFVQMPPHGTQQPTGDVLDVWQTAARHDAGIVVRIVDYYPGWPYQFSWENTEDRKAWEDVIRDVVADVEASGATNIVAWAPWNESDQTWLEENGTFEELWEFSYRVLREELGPDAVIQGPSFSDNITDMRQFLEFAKETGTMPDVLEWHELIRDDKIQGDVEQVRAILDDLDLGDMPIDIAEYGHPQEVGIPGALVGYIAKFERFGIDRAELAFWNQSGTLGDLLVERGGEPNGAYWLYTWYADMTGQMVTTTPPSNESPLDGAASVNDAQDEVQVITGGNSGPTTVRVEGLEALDLGDEVTVEVQVSPSYGRTTPTEGPISISTTTYEVGEDGTIDVPIVMNPAYGYRVLVTDGGEAESLAGAYTVDNANSGLALDIADGAVVQSDAAGSDLSTWELVEAGSGLYRIVDTESGLLLGVDGGASQNGAPATVRADDGADDLLWQLVPDGHGNVRLANYGTGMTLGVDEMSTESGAAIIQWTDGSPTSNCTADGERQPGRIGTALDFCHSASHVTVPDGTLSNLDGDWSISTWIQPAALETWSRVFDLGAGSGSSMFLTVNAGSGPRFAITTGGAGGEQLLSYDGQNFSLDTWSHVAVTVSGTTGTLYIDGEPVATNDEITISPADLGDTTGRNYLGKSQYGSDPAFDGALDDFAIYSRALSSADVTALAGGQAAAGDVLNYAFDETEGATVTDSSGNGRDGTIVVGSGVGGSTTATDEETADRFWTLEPVQSGPDAWAPESVYTEGDRVSFDGSEWEAMWWTQSQEPGDPHGPWQEIVVDDSGRDVWTPSRIFDEGDVVVYQGTEYEAQWWTRNQEPGDPHGPWQVIDG encoded by the coding sequence ATGACCCTCAGACCTATCCCTGCGGCGTCGCACGCGCGGCGTCGCCCCACCCCTGCAGCGAGTGCCTCGGTACTGGCTGCGCTGGCGATGACCGCCGCGGCCGTCATCGTCCCGGCGAGCACTGCCGGGGCGGAACCGGACGCAGAAGACACCCTGCTGGTTTCCGCCGACCAACCGTTTCGAACCGTCACCCACCTGGCGAGCGGTTCGCTCTATGGCATTGCCGACGAGGGAGTGCCTTCGGACGATCTGATCGCGCCGATCGATCCGCACACCTTCGTGCAGATGCCGCCGCACGGAACTCAGCAGCCGACCGGTGACGTCCTCGACGTCTGGCAAACGGCAGCGCGACACGACGCCGGGATCGTGGTGCGGATCGTGGACTACTACCCGGGCTGGCCCTACCAGTTCTCCTGGGAGAACACCGAAGACCGCAAGGCTTGGGAAGACGTCATCCGGGATGTCGTCGCCGACGTCGAGGCATCCGGGGCGACGAACATCGTCGCCTGGGCGCCGTGGAACGAGTCCGACCAGACCTGGCTCGAGGAGAACGGGACTTTCGAGGAGTTGTGGGAGTTCAGCTACCGCGTCCTGCGTGAGGAGCTCGGCCCGGACGCGGTGATCCAGGGACCGAGCTTCTCGGACAACATCACCGATATGCGCCAGTTCCTGGAGTTCGCCAAGGAGACCGGCACGATGCCGGACGTGCTGGAGTGGCACGAGCTCATTCGCGACGACAAGATCCAAGGCGACGTCGAGCAGGTACGCGCGATCCTCGACGATCTTGACCTGGGCGATATGCCCATCGACATTGCCGAGTACGGCCATCCCCAGGAGGTCGGTATCCCCGGCGCCCTGGTCGGCTACATCGCCAAGTTCGAACGCTTCGGGATCGACCGCGCCGAACTCGCGTTCTGGAATCAGTCGGGCACCCTCGGCGATCTCCTCGTCGAGCGCGGCGGTGAACCGAACGGCGCCTACTGGCTCTACACCTGGTACGCAGACATGACCGGTCAGATGGTGACCACTACCCCGCCCTCGAACGAGAGCCCGCTCGACGGGGCCGCGTCGGTCAACGATGCACAGGACGAGGTCCAGGTCATCACCGGCGGCAATAGCGGTCCGACCACCGTGCGGGTGGAAGGCCTCGAGGCCCTGGACCTCGGCGACGAGGTGACCGTAGAGGTGCAGGTGTCCCCGTCGTACGGCCGCACGACGCCGACTGAAGGACCCATCTCCATCTCGACCACCACGTACGAGGTGGGTGAGGACGGCACCATCGACGTCCCGATCGTGATGAACCCCGCCTACGGCTACCGCGTGCTGGTCACCGATGGCGGCGAAGCGGAGAGCCTGGCCGGGGCCTACACGGTAGACAACGCCAACAGCGGTCTCGCTCTGGACATTGCGGACGGCGCTGTTGTGCAGTCGGATGCCGCAGGATCGGACCTCTCCACCTGGGAGCTGGTCGAGGCAGGTTCCGGGCTGTATCGGATCGTCGACACCGAGAGCGGTCTGCTCCTCGGTGTGGACGGCGGGGCCAGTCAGAATGGTGCACCGGCCACCGTCCGTGCGGATGACGGGGCGGACGATCTGCTCTGGCAGCTCGTGCCGGACGGGCACGGGAACGTGCGCCTGGCGAACTACGGCACCGGAATGACTCTCGGTGTGGACGAGATGAGCACCGAGAGCGGCGCGGCCATCATCCAGTGGACAGACGGTTCGCCCACGTCCAACTGCACTGCGGACGGAGAGCGGCAGCCCGGCAGGATCGGAACCGCGCTGGACTTCTGCCACAGTGCCTCCCACGTGACCGTCCCGGACGGCACGTTGAGCAACCTCGACGGCGACTGGTCGATCTCTACCTGGATCCAGCCGGCGGCGCTGGAGACCTGGTCGCGGGTGTTCGATCTCGGGGCAGGTTCGGGTAGCAGCATGTTCCTCACCGTCAACGCGGGCAGCGGCCCCCGCTTCGCCATCACCACCGGCGGGGCCGGAGGAGAGCAGCTCCTCTCCTACGACGGGCAGAACTTCTCGCTCGACACCTGGTCGCACGTGGCCGTCACGGTCTCGGGTACCACGGGCACGCTGTACATCGACGGCGAGCCGGTGGCCACGAATGACGAGATCACGATCTCTCCAGCGGATCTGGGCGATACGACCGGCCGCAACTACCTGGGCAAATCCCAGTACGGTTCGGACCCGGCGTTCGACGGTGCGTTGGACGACTTCGCGATCTACTCCCGCGCGCTGAGCAGCGCGGATGTCACCGCGCTCGCCGGCGGCCAGGCCGCGGCCGGCGACGTCCTGAACTACGCCTTCGACGAGACCGAGGGCGCTACCGTCACGGATTCCTCGGGCAACGGCCGGGACGGGACGATCGTCGTGGGCAGCGGCGTGGGTGGAAGCACCACCGCGACCGACGAAGAGACTGCGGACCGGTTCTGGACGTTGGAGCCGGTGCAGTCTGGGCCGGACGCGTGGGCGCCGGAGAGCGTGTACACCGAGGGTGACCGGGTCAGCTTCGACGGCTCCGAGTGGGAGGCGATGTGGTGGACCCAGAGTCAGGAGCCCGGAGATCCGCACGGCCCATGGCAGGAGATCGTGGTCGACGACTCCGGCCGCGACGTCTGGACGCCGTCACGCATCTTCGACGAGGGTGACGTGGTGGTCTACCAGGGGACCGAGTATGAGGCCCAGTGGTGGACCCGCAACCAGGAACCGGGCGATCCGCATGGTCCCTGGCAGGTGATCGACGGCTGA